A region from the Rhizobiaceae bacterium genome encodes:
- a CDS encoding phenylacetate-CoA oxygenase subunit PaaI, which translates to MAALLDADTGADIDRAGLTEFLLRMGDNALVLGHRVSEWCGHSPVLEEDIALANTALDLIGQTQLWLGLAGEVEGKGRTADNLAYLRDA; encoded by the coding sequence ATGGCCGCGCTTCTCGACGCCGACACCGGGGCCGATATCGACCGCGCCGGCCTGACCGAGTTCCTGCTGCGCATGGGCGACAACGCGCTCGTCCTCGGCCATCGCGTCTCGGAATGGTGCGGCCACTCGCCGGTGCTGGAGGAGGACATCGCGCTCGCCAACACCGCGCTCGACCTGATCGGCCAGACCCAGCTCTGGCTCGGCCTTGCCGGCGAGGTCGAGGGCAAGGGCCGCACGGCCGACAACCTCGCCTATCTGCGCGACGCGCA